A stretch of the Argentina anserina chromosome 6, drPotAnse1.1, whole genome shotgun sequence genome encodes the following:
- the LOC126799718 gene encoding uncharacterized protein LOC126799718 yields the protein MTNNKESETLTSGDSSFGKLPDHLLIEIFIRVPVSEWVRICCVRKQWANLFRGECLWQAALSTTFPLASKAKSWPGPISRGLSKRRFAALYVSQHIFALDGETDEIVGHTYLYLKEQLELSSMPPPSGILHGTIIDQFIACGKSRDLAHELASLIWLAVLDNLEETEHTFQILKRLAQEGDVFLPYPYSRSIKVQWKVFEKLFTDFRDCLNHVDYYDVLACAKNKFQPIPSPWLGH from the exons ATGACAAACAATAAAGAGAGTGAAACCTTAACTTCAGGTGATAGTTCATTTGGAAAGCTTCCTGATCATCTCCTGATAGAAATCTTCATCCGAGTTCCTGTCTCAGAATGGGTACGGATATGCTGTGTAAGAAAACAGTGGGCAAATCTGTTTCGTGGAGAATGCTTGTGGCAAGCTGCTCTTTCTACGACATTTCCTTTGGCTAGCAAAGCTAAAAGTTGGCCTGGACCTATCTCTCGAGGTTTGAGCAAGAG GAGATTTGCTGCTTTATATGTCAGTCAGCACATCTTTGCTTTAGATGGTGAGACGGATGAGATAGTGGGGCATACTTATTTGTATCTAAAAGAGCAGCTTGAGCTTTCATCTATGCCACCCCCATCTGGTATACTGCACGGAACCATAATAG ATCAGTTTATTGCTTGTGGTAAATCGAGAGACTTGGCTCATGAGCTTGCTTCCCTGATATGGTTGGCTGTTCTCGACAATTTGGAGGAAACCGAACACACTTTTCAAATACTTAAACGTCTTGCACAAGAGGGGGAT GTTTTTCTTCCATATccttactcgagatcaattaAAGTCCAATGGAAGGTGTTTGAAAAGCTTTTCACAGATTTTCGTGACTGCCTCAACCATGTGGATTACTATGATGTATTGGCTTGTGCAAAGAACAAGTTTCAGCCAATACCATCCCCTTGGTTAGGTCACTAG